The Gemmatimonadota bacterium genomic interval TGTCGATTTCGCTCACGGTGCCGGCGGCCCGGTTGGTCACGTACAGGCGCGTACCGTCCGCCGACAGCGCTATGCCCTCGGCGCCGGCGCCGGTCCCCACGCTGGCCACGGCCCCGGTGGAGGTGATGACGCGGGTGGCGCTGCCGCTGCCGATGTTGGCCGCGTAGGCTCGAGCGCCGTCGGGCGTGACCGCGATCATGTGCGTCACCGCCTGGTTGGTGGCGAAGCCGTCGTCCACCGTGAGCGCGTCCGGGTCCACGGAGATCACCCGCCCGGATCCTTCGGCGGTGACCCAGATGCGCCCGTCCTGCGACGTGGCGATCCCGTGCGGGGCGGTGTCGGTGCCCAGGTCCACGGTCGCCACCCGGCTACGGGTCGCAACGTCCACCACGGTAAGCGAGTTCCCGGGCGACGCACCGCTGCCGTAGTTGGTCACGTACGCGGTGGACGCGTCGGGCGACAGCGCGACCTCGTGCGGCCCGAAGCCGGTGGCCACGTCCGCGAGCCTGGAACCGTCGTTGGGGTCCACGAAGGAGAGGCTGGCGGCGCTCTTGTTGACCACGAGGAGTGTGCCGGAGAACTCAGGTCCCGAATCGGGCGGATCTCCCTCGGGCGTGGTTGCGTCGTCGCCGCAGCCGGAGACCAAACAAGCGAGCAGCGCGACAATGGACGGGACCGACGGTCGTGGCGTGGCGGACATCGCGCGTTTTCGTCTCCGGTGAAAGGCCTACATGCTCCCTCCTCCGGAGAACGATCCGGCCGCCGCCGGCAGGACAGCGCGGGTCGGCCGTGGACCCGCCGATTCCCCCGCCCTGCGCTCGGCGCGCCGCTCGGCCAGCAGGTAGAGCGCGGGCGTCACGGTGAGCACGAACACGGTGCTGGCCGCCAGGCCGCCAACGAGCGCATAGCCGAGCGCGTTCCAGATGTTCGCGTCCGCGGCGGCGCTGAACAGCACCAGCGGCAGCAGGCCCAGGATGGTCGTGGCGCTGGTCATGAGGATCGGCCGGACCCGCTCGAGCGTCCCCTCCAGCACCGCCTCCCGCAACGCCAGGCCGTCGCGGCGGCGCTTCTGGTTCACGTGGTCGACGAGCAGGATGGCGTTGTTGACCACGATGCCGCCCATCATGATCACGCCGACATACGCTTCGCGCGTAAAGCTCGCGCCCGTGTAGAAGAACACCAGGAAGACCCCCACGAGCGCCATCGGCACGGTCAGCAGCACGACGAAGGGTTGCCGAAGAGACTCGAACAGGGTCGCGGTGACGCCGAACACCAGCAGGAGGGACACCAGCAGCACGCCGTAGATCTGGTTGCGTTCGCCCAGCGACCACGCCCACAGATTGCCCGACTCGATCGTGTAGCCGGTGGGGACCGCGGTGGCCTCGATGACCCGCCGGGTGATCTCGTCGCCCAGCTTGCGGGGCCCCCGGAACTCGTAGGCGACGCGCCGCTCGTACTGCTGGTCCTCCCGCGTGATGCGCGCCAGCACGTCGCGCTCTGACAGCGTCGCGACGTCGGCCAGCCGCACGCTGCCGCCGGCGGGCGCCGGGATCAGGAGCTGGAGCAGCTCCACGTTGTCGATGGTCTCGTGTCCGGCGAGCTTGACCGACACCTGCATTTCGTCGCCCGCGATGCGCACGGGGCGGCTGCGCTCGCTGGTGCGCACCGCGGCGTTCACCTCCTCCACGACGTCGCGCGCGGTGAGGCCGTGCCGGGCGAGCGCCGCGCGGTCCAGCGCGAGCACTGCCTCGGTCGCCCTGTC includes:
- a CDS encoding efflux RND transporter permease subunit, which encodes VFGRGPAFYGGGSSPPNYSIKVLGYNYVTVREIAVDLGRRLERFSRIREVDTNASGQFFQRDRATEAVLALDRAALARHGLTARDVVEEVNAAVRTSERSRPVRIAGDEMQVSVKLAGHETIDNVELLQLLIPAPAGGSVRLADVATLSERDVLARITREDQQYERRVAYEFRGPRKLGDEITRRVIEATAVPTGYTIESGNLWAWSLGERNQIYGVLLVSLLLVFGVTATLFESLRQPFVVLLTVPMALVGVFLVFFYTGASFTREAYVGVIMMGGIVVNNAILLVDHVNQKRRRDGLALREAVLEGTLERVRPILMTSATTILGLLPLVLFSAAADANIWNALGYALVGGLAASTVFVLTVTPALYLLAERRAERRAGESAGPRPTRAVLPAAAGSFSGGGSM